From the genome of Paralichthys olivaceus isolate ysfri-2021 chromosome 4, ASM2471397v2, whole genome shotgun sequence:
CATCGCTCACAGTAATGATAGTAGAACTGGTCTCATGTTTAATGTCTATTTTATATGAAATAAGCTGAAAATGAGCCTAAAACTGTGGTCTTTGATTCTCCTTTTTGATATCTGATGTTATTCATGATTATTGGAATTGTgtccttgttgtgttgttgtttttaatcaactCTTCGTGGTGTGTATGTCTCCATTGTGAATGTTTCATGTTCCCAGGTCTCTCTTGGAAAATGGATTGGAAATCTCTTTgagatgaatgaataaaatatcataaaattaaaaaaaaaacgtctgtCTGTGGTGTTGCCACAGGATGTGAAATGTACAGGGCGTTTAATAACATGTCTTCCATAACTATCGTTCGTTCAGTTAGCTGAATTTACGGATTGAACAGGGTGGAATTTAATGTCAAAAAGCAAACTCCTGGGTCGTGAATGGGTTTCATGAGGCGTTGATTAGCTTCTATATATCATAAAGCCGGTTGGTAACATTAGCTAGCGTTAGCTATTAAGCTAATCACAACGAAGGTTGCTCTCCATCGAAGCAGCTGACGTTAAGCTAACTTGCTTAGCAATTGCGCTAGCATTGCCAGTGTGAAATTGTAATCACTTGTTAGAATAGCTAATTTGAGTTGAGGCGCTGTACGCGGGTAGAGACGTTTTCATTTTAGCTCGGTTCATTTCTCATCGCTCGCGTTGACTGTTACGATTTGAATTAACAGCTAGCGGCTAATGTGTGTTGAATTCGCAATGCAGCTAGCTAACAAAGGTGGAGGCTCATTCAAATGCTCTGGCCATGTTGAAGCACTCCGCCCTGACAGCTTCTCCGTGCGGCTAACGTCAGCGTCACGCTCCGCAGTGAGGATCGTCGGTTGCTGGATTCAACAGCACCGCAGCAACAAAGATCCCCGGACAACTTGCTCAGCGCGACGGGGACAAAATCGACAGGATGAAACTTACCATCACTGCGCTTTATCTCCACATAAGTGCCGACCACAATCTTCCCAAAGGCCGACGCCATTCTACATTACTTAAACAAATAACAGGAACAGGACCGACGACTTATTGCGAGTCGAGGAGAAGCGGCTTCTTGTGTTTAGTGTTTGGCTGAAGAGgaagatgcagcagcagcagtagaaagGAGCTAGCATTACGTAGCTAATAGCTTAGCGTTTCCGGTCGTGCctgcagttttcaaaataaaaccaagaaaggaaagaaaaatcatcCTTGTGTGAATTAAAATATGACATAACTCATCACAACTACAAGTAGTTTATATGGTATATGATCATTCAAACGTGAATTAATTAATCAACTTATTGATTTTTAATATCTATGATGCCAGTGTGGGGGTgtgagtacatttactcagtTGTATACACttaaggtgcagtgtgtaagatttgcagaaattggcagaaattgattATGAAATAATCGTAGTGACGTTTTTACTAGAGTgcaatcatctaaattgtacgaattgttgttttcttcaccttaGATTGGGACATTGATAGTACTTCAGCTTAAGTACACATTTTAATGCATGGCCTTTCCTTGTAAAATGGAGGGTTTGCACTGTGATATTGCTCCTGAATTAAAGGATCCTAATGGTTCATCCACCATTTTATGGTACAATATTTCCTATTTATCAGTGTGTAATTGTCACTCTAACTGTATGTTGTATGATGTTTTACACCAGGTGGCACCAAAGCTCTAAAGATCCAAAAATGAGTCCCAAAGCCCAGAAAACAGCCTCACCAGCATTCTGCTGGTGAGCCCCCAACATTATTGCTCTGAAAAGTTGGGATGGGAGCCTAGTATGTTtcatggtttatgggatgtttCTCTCATGAAAACTAcatctattcatttatttcatatattctAATTATAGGACATATCAAATTGTTAGTTTTAttcaataatttaattaaaatttgtAATTGTTTGATCTGAGCTGTCTGAGCCAGTTACATTGTGCTCGACCAAAAATGGGATGTCTggattgtttattttcttgtttaagTATTCTTTAAAATTCTGCCTCTGGTGTTTCCTTGTTGCTGCTTATGTTTCTGCAGGGACTTTTTGCCTCTTttccacagtgtgtttgtgtgtaagtatgtgtgtgtgaagcccaGAAAAACAATACCAACAGCCAGCCAAACTGTTGGGATTTACATGACTAAGGTGGACTGTTAGTGGAAAGACTGAGTCACAAATAGATCAAGGGTCATTGTGGGTGATAATATGACTTACCTCTTAAtttagaatcagaatcagaatcagaatcagaattcttttatttgccaagtatgtttgcacatacaggaaattgccttggtgtcattggtgcactacttatgtacataaaacaacaatataaaataacaacaatatgtaagaaattgaataaaataaaatagaataaaataaaataaaataaaataaagaatatacatatatacattaacagattaacagggtAAACTGTTCCCAGAGCATTATTGACCCCTCCATTTACAAAAGAACAGATCAAAAACGTCCTTTATTCCACAAGCTGTGAACTTTTTTAACATGCTCAAAATCAAGGTGTCCCGCTGGCCTGGTCCAAATTTCCACTTTGTAGATCCAGAGCTGCTTAAGGTGCAATATAAGTTTAAGTGTAGGTGCAGTTTATGTCTATTAATGTTTTGTATTATGTTGGTGTCTGTAAAAAGCCCTGTGATTATTCTCTGCAAACCAAGTCTTCAAACACAAATTTGCATTTTTACTGGGACAAATCCTGAGTCTTTTGACTTGTACTTCTTGTGACCAACTGGACATAACAATCAGCACTATCAACATTTAACACTCTTGAAATCCCTGCATGCATGACGGCCGGTGAATACATCAAGTCCAACAATGAGTCACAAATCATTAATACAATGAGTCATGAGACTGTTGCGATATTCTAAGCAGAAGTTTTTGTCACTGTTCAGATTGTTCAAACCTGTTTATGCACATTgcaattacattacatttcatttagctgatgcttttatccaaagcaacttataataagtgcatcaaccatgaggaacaaacccagaacaacaagaagtACAAattgcttcaaaaaagccaaactacaaagtgctacatgtaagtgccatactgtatatatatatatatatatatatatatatatattaaattggttattagacatcatcttcttcaaAAAGGTTtagtcggaagagatgtgtagactttctgctgtcctgatgtcaatggggatctctgtccatttaggagccaggacagcaaacagtcatgcTTTTGTTGAGTGGTTAGCTTGCAGTGAGGGAGTAGTAAGCTGATTGGCAGATGCAAAGAAAGTGGaagggctggggtgtaaggtttgaccatgaCCTTGATGGAGACTGGACCCGATCTGTTCAAAGCACGGTACGCAGGTACTAATATTTTGCAACAGATGCGGGCAGCCAATTAAcacatcagggttttttttttcatacacatACTCTCATACTTACTGAGGTAGACAGTTATAACAGTAGTTATGTGCAAAAACAAGTGTGCATATagtctgatatatatatatatatatatatagttaaaaCTAATCACAAGgacattaaaggtacagtgtgtagaattttgtgatatctagtgttgaaattgcatgttgcagctgaatacccctcacctaacccccccttccaaacatgaaaaagaacctgtggtagcctttaattgtcataaaaactcaaaaggtgtttagtttgtccagtctggactaatgtaaaaaacatggctgcctccctCAAAGTAAATATtaactatttaaatataaagggccttttctggggtaaagaaaactacaattcatacaatttagatgaaacaactagtgaaaacatcatgaggattattctactttAAATTTCTagcaatagttccctttcaccttaatcttaaaAAACGTTATGGGTCCAGTTTTTACTTCTAAATTTGGACACAACTGAAGTCATTGTACTTGGCCCTAAACACCTCATTGTCTGGCCAGATAATCACCTTGGACAACAATGGTTTGGCCTCAGGCTCTACTGTGAGAAGGCTTGGAGTTTAATTTGACCAGGACATTTCATTTGATGcccccaagtctctaggaaagCCTTCTTCCTCCTCGTGCACAATATCAGggaaattagaaacatcctgtctcagaagaaTGCTGCGAAAGTAGCCAACTCATTTGTTAACTCTCAACTGTACCATTGTAATTCTTTATCAACAGTATTTCCTCGATAAGTCTATGAAAAGCTGACAGCTGGTTCAAAATGCAGCAGGGACTAGAAGAGAAGATCATATTACTCTTGTCTTATCTTCTctgcattggctccctgtaaaattcagaataggaTTCAAAATCATGCTCCTCACCTAAatcccttaacaatcaagccccatGGCCCCAACCATGTCTACACTTAACATTAGACTTAACACATTTTGATACAGCTTATAGTTACAGCTGGATCAGGTGAGCCCTGAAACATCCCTTACTTATGCTGCTTTATAGGCCTAGACTGCTCgtggaactcccatcatgcactgaaattctctctgtctctcttcaccCCTCATTTAATTTACTACATGTcactaactttgtgttttctctctctctccagttttCAGTGCTCCTCATAGTGGGGATGGACTctttttgtatattgtttcaTCTCAGTTTGCATCTGTGAAAGTGATACCATGTTGCAGTAAATGAATCATAACTCCTGCACTTTACCATTTTGTATTCTTCAGTTGTACAGATATCACGATGTTTCATTACATGGTTGTCAATAGTTTATTGCACAATCAATGTATCATGGTATTAGCTTGATCATGGGCCATGTGTTACGTTTTGTATTGTATCGTGAGTAACACTGCAATTCCCACCCCTAATGATATACAGTGACTGTTGAAGTGGGATGACATCCTGACTTCAGTCTTCACTTGGTTCTATTATAATCTCCTGCATTCTATGTATAAATCATCTTATATATTCCCTCATACTTCTTCCTATTCACACTCACAGTGGGACTGCAGcctttcccagcatgcacttggAAGGAGACTAACACCCAGTTCATCAGGTCACTCGTGTGTCGAACTCGGGATTGTTCTCTTTCCAGAAGCTACCAGGTTCTTCTCTGGTCACACAGCTGTCAGTCCCCCCTTTAAatccctcctcccctcaccGCCACTTTGGCATCAGGCATTTGCTGGTGAGTTCTCAGCTGTCTGAGCCTGAAATAGATCTTATCAGGAGCAGACCACCTCTGACGGGGGTCAGTCTCACAGAATTCATTGAATGGGAAATAACAGTTTAATTCACGAGgccttttctatttaaaaaacactgaaattatATTTGTTGCAACACAAGTAATCATGGTTTATGATGACCTTCTGTGCAAATAATTTTTAAGGGGCCTTTGTATAATTGAAATGAACCCCTGGGTGGGATGGATGGTCCACTTCAACTCTGTCCCATCTCATTGAGAtgcagtataaatataaattgagGTGTTGGTGGGGGGAAACTTTTACCAGACAGAAAAAGTCTGAACCACACACTGGAGACTGGAGGTAAAGTCGTCTACGCAGGACAAAAAACCTGAAGAACAGATCCATAGAAGAGGATTCAGCGAGACACACAGCACACAATCCTTAAGGTACAGCACAGCCTCCACAGAAAACTTTTTGTCCCTGTTTTTTCGTGTCCATCAGGTATGAATAGGGTGCTTAAGATAAGAGCTCAGTGGGGGGTAGATTGTGCCATATCAGGGGGAGCAAGAGGACATGGTGTCTGTCTATTAGGAAAGAAGCATTTGTTTCAAGGCTCCACTTGGGGTACGAGACCATGCCCAAATAAGGCCTGCAGGGGAGGCCATTTAAAGTTAGGGATAGCATGTGCATGGCCATTTTCTACAGGAGAGCCAGGTCAACAGGACACATTTGAGCAATAATGGTAAGTTTTAAAGATTCAtatgatattattatattaacagGCTATGATCGCTGTCCTCAAGGGTGTATGTAAAATTAAAGTATTGCTTTTGAACTGCTTCCATACTTATAATCTCTTGATCTTTACAGTTAAATTGAGCAAGTGTGAAACTGTTTAGCAGGTTTGTTTATAACCTTTcgattgttttaaatatttattatgtatCCAGAAACCTCTGAATGTGATTGGAATGTTTGAATTGAATATGTCGCTTGACACATGCCATATGTCTGTCATGACTCATGACAATGAAATAGTGAAATTGTGCTTTGGCTAGTGAGGTAGGGTGTCAGACACAAGAAACATGTGTGTCTCGTCGCACATGCTGTTGATCAATTGACATGACATTTTAGGATTTATaaagatttttgtattttatacatGATGATTGAATTCTCCACCAGATGGAAGACCCAATCCAGTTAAAAGATGAGGGAAACAAACACTTCCAGGCTGGAGACATTGACAAAGCCATTGGCTGCTACACTGCAGCCATCAAGCTTTGCAAAGACAAAAAGGTGCTGGCTGTCATATACAGGAACAGATCAGCATGCTACCTAAAAAAGGTAAGCAGTTTTTGTTAAGGCAGACTTGTAATTACTCTGGTGAATAGAGtatgattttaatgttttctgtttttgctgttgAAGGAAAACTACGCCAATGCAGCATCTGATGCATCAAAAGGTAGCGTAATCAATATGAATTCAAACAAACCCAATTAatattaatttgaattaaagGTCCACAAGCTAATTGTGATTCTCCCTCCTTTTTTAGCAATCGATGTTGATGCAGCAGACATTAAAGCCTTGTTCCGGCGATGTCAAGCTCTGGAGAAGCTGGGGAAACTAGACATGGCTTTCAAAGATGTGCAGAGATGTGCCACCCTCGAAccaaagaacaaaacattcTTGGAGACTCTCCGTAGACTGGGGGCAGACATCCAGGCCAAGGTCAGTCTGAGACAGAAcatcacagccacacacacgttcatacaGGGCAGTATATGACTACATACATCACTATACATAAATACATCCAGCATTCACTGATTTATAatacaaaatgaacactgacAGATTTATTTAACAGTCAAAATTTGGCTGAAAAGAATATCATCATTACCCCTACCAAAGAGTTTATGTTTCCACCCCTGTCTTTTTGGTttaaggtttgtttgtttatttgcatgcaagattacacaaaaaccctTGTATGTATTACCACATATCTTGGTTGAACTACCAAAAAAGCCACATGTGAGaaatccctctcccaggatggacagaagtgcaatagatgccttTTGTAGcagaacacatcaacaaaaaaacaatatttacaacattgattctAATGAATTTGAATggggtttcataaggggacggTTGGGCTTTGAGAGAGGTACCTGCACTAAATATTTTAGTTGTGACTGCTTTTTTCATGGGATAAGTATGAAATGTTTGGACACAAAGAAAATGGGCATGGAATGATCCCAGGAAATCATTGAAGCTtcacattcaaaacattttttctccacagctgaAAACAACATTCTCTACAGATTCGAGAGTACAGAACATGTTCGACATTCTCCTCGATGAAGAGATGGAAAAGGACAAGAGGGAAAAGGTTGGTGTTATTTAAATCTGATTCAAAAGACATTAGTCTGTTTCCTGTAGATGCAGCTGTGGTTTCAGCACAACTTCCTCTCTTTGACTAACTCCTTTTATGTCTAGGCTGCAAACAACCTGATTGTGCTGTCGAGAGAGGACGCTGGAGCAGAGAGGATTTTCCAGAATAATGGAGTCCCTCTGCTGCTCAATATGATACAGACAAGCAAACCAGAGATGATCCTGGCTGCTGTACGCACTTTGTCAGGAATGTGCACAGGACACAAGGCTCGCGTGAGTATAGTCTTACAAATCGCATCTTCCAAATAGAGTCAATATTTTAAAGTGTAACTCCTGCCTATATGACGCACTCAGACATACGGATTATgctatttatatgttttttgtcACTCCCCTGGATAGGCCATGGCAATTGTGCATATGGTAGGTGTAGATAAGATGTGCAGCATCATGGCTGTTGACAATGAGGAGATAGCACTGGCAACCTGCAACCTCTTCCAGTGCATCAATGACTCCCTCACTGGTGGAGACTCAAGGGAGTATGGGAAAGAAGAGGCCTTGGTTTTGGGTGAGACATTATCCTCGTCTGTAACTGAGTGACCTCTGCTGTTGGTATTTTTTCCCCAGCACTACTCACACTTTTTCTATCACCTTGTCCCTCTGCAGACACATCTAAAGACCTGAAAACCATCCTCCTCTCATTGCTGGAGATGGTTGCCAATGCGAAGGTGTCCGGCCATGGCCGAGACCAGGCACTGAACCTCCTGACCATGAATGTGCCGCGCAAAgataagaaagagaaagacaacacTAGAGCCCTCTTCACCATAGATCACGGTGAGCCAGACGGCTGCATCCCATTGCTCAGAATCTTGTTAGACCTGGTTTTACCTACCATTCTGAGTGAGTCGATCAAAAATAGTCAGAACGCACCCAAATGCATCCTCAGTGcatcctgagatctgatcactctcaccacattcagaggtggtctgggatgCTTGTAGCCACATTCTTTTGACATGTGAACCTAAATCCGCCTTGGGCCACATATGAAAGACCGCCTACTCAGCTGATGGCCTGTGACCTGCTGCAGTTTGCCGGAACCTCAACTCTCTGACATGATGTATTCAGAAGATATCCGTGAAtgcatttatgtgtttgttctcCAGGTCTGAAGAAGATCCTCAAGGTGTGTGGTCAGGTTCCTGAACTGCCAGACCAGCTGCCCttgacagacaacacacagCTGATTGCCAGCGTGCTGCTAAACAAGCTCTATGACGACCTCAAATGTGATCCAGAGAGAGACAACTTCAGAGACATCTGTGATGACTACATCAAGTACGTCCAtaaaacactgataaaaaaaaaatattaaaaaaaaatttaattgcAGCCGAGACATAACTTATCATAATGTCTCTGTTCCACAGATCCAAAATTGACCCCAACAACATGGACAAGACCATTCATGCTATCAACACCATCTCTGGGCTTCTGCAGGGTCCCTTTGACGTTGGTAATGCACTAGTTGGACGACAGGGCATCATGGAGATGATGGTGGCACTGTGCGGCTCAGAGCGGGAGGTGGACCAGATGGTTGCTGTGGAGGCACTGATCCATGCTTCCTCAAAGATGAGCCGCGCCTCCTTCATTATTACCAATGGTGTGACACTGCTCAAGGATATTTACAAGAAGACTAAGAATGAGAAGATTAAAATACGTTCGCTGGTGGTGAGTGTGCCAAGAAAATAACAGAACATCTAATGTTGCTAATCTAAGACAGGTTAAaatacttattttttatttttaccacagTATGAATGATAGCATACTGACCTTTCTTGGGTTGTAAGAAAGTTTGATGAGAGTGCATAACTtgtgtatatattgtgtatataaTTGTGTGTATGCTCATCACCATGTCCCCTGCAGGGTCTCTGTAAACTGGGttcagctggaggagatgaTTACAGTTTAAGGCAGTTTGCTGAGGGCTCCACAGAGAAGCTGGCCAAGCAGTGCAGGAAGTGAGTACGCACACAGAGACAATTAGCGAGTGtacaatttaaatacaaaatgttgcAGTGGATTTATTCCTAAATATATAGCAGTGTGTCCCTGTACCCTGCAGTCAATGTGCATAACTTTGTGCCATTTAATTTCCTATTCTGTAACCAAAATCAGAAAATTGATTAGAAACCCTCTTCTAATCATACCCTCTCAACATTAACAACATCAGCTAAAATTTGGACAGTTCAGTTATAAGAGGGCTGTTTGTAGTCTATTGTAGTGTGGGGGGCTGTGTATGCGCCTGTGTGGGACATTTGAGGGTTTTAAATTAGTGTTTGGACAAGCCTAAACATGTAGTAATTATTGTTAAAGGGTCTATTTTAACACAAATGGGTCTATTTTAACACAAACTACAAAATATCTTTTGGCAATTTATGTTGTTATTGACAGCACAGACttaagggagagaaagaagatgTACAGTAAAAGGCTGCAAGTCAGAGTCATACGTGTGGCCACTGCAATGGACTCAAGCCTCAATGTATGGGTCCCATTCtttccaaaatgtaaaaaaaatgttttttttcctctaaatTTGGCTGAAAACTGAAGCCAGAAACCCTTATTGTCTAAAAACCCTGAAGACAAACTTGTTTAAGGTttgcagcaagaaaaaaaacccaaatcaAGTAAAAGGAGATAAAAATgtctctattttctttttcaaaaccttattttaaacatttttaatgatatGATTTTTGTCTCAGAACATGAAATCGATTGAGACTAAAGTACACTGATTGGCC
Proteins encoded in this window:
- the unc45b gene encoding protein unc-45 homolog B isoform X3; amino-acid sequence: MMEDPIQLKDEGNKHFQAGDIDKAIGCYTAAIKLCKDKKVLAVIYRNRSACYLKKENYANAASDASKAIDVDAADIKALFRRCQALEKLGKLDMAFKDVQRCATLEPKNKTFLETLRRLGADIQAKLKTTFSTDSRVQNMFDILLDEEMEKDKREKAANNLIVLSREDAGAERIFQNNGVPLLLNMIQTSKPEMILAAVRTLSGMCTGHKARAMAIVHMVGVDKMCSIMAVDNEEIALATCNLFQCINDSLTGGDSREYGKEEALVLDTSKDLKTILLSLLEMVANAKVSGHGRDQALNLLTMNVPRKDKKEKDNTRALFTIDHGLKKILKVCGQVPELPDQLPLTDNTQLIASVLLNKLYDDLKCDPERDNFRDICDDYIKSKIDPNNMDKTIHAINTISGLLQGPFDVGNALVGRQGIMEMMVALCGSEREVDQMVAVEALIHASSKMSRASFIITNGVTLLKDIYKKTKNEKIKIRSLVGLCKLGSAGGDDYSLRQFAEGSTEKLAKQCRKWLCNPQIDTKTRKWAIEGLAYLTNDADVKDDFVEDEPAMKAMFELAKSKDKTILYAVACTLVNCTNCYEKKEILPELIQLAKFSKQHVPEQHPKDKKDFIEKRVKRLLKAGVTSALAVMVKADNAILTEQTKEMLARVFLALSEDPKDRGIIVAQGGGKTLIPLALDGTAAGKVKACHALAKIAAISNPEIAFPGERVYEVVRPLVSLLNTERDGLQNFEALKGLTNLAGYSEKLRVKIVKEKALPEIENYMFEEHDQIRQAATECMCNLVTCKEVQQRYMEDGNDKLKLLVLLCGEDDERLQIAAAGALAMITSAQKKLCTKLTQVTTQISIY
- the unc45b gene encoding protein unc-45 homolog B isoform X1; its protein translation is MMEDPIQLKDEGNKHFQAGDIDKAIGCYTAAIKLCKDKKVLAVIYRNRSACYLKKENYANAASDASKAIDVDAADIKALFRRCQALEKLGKLDMAFKDVQRCATLEPKNKTFLETLRRLGADIQAKLKTTFSTDSRVQNMFDILLDEEMEKDKREKAANNLIVLSREDAGAERIFQNNGVPLLLNMIQTSKPEMILAAVRTLSGMCTGHKARAMAIVHMVGVDKMCSIMAVDNEEIALATCNLFQCINDSLTGGDSREYGKEEALVLDTSKDLKTILLSLLEMVANAKVSGHGRDQALNLLTMNVPRKDKKEKDNTRALFTIDHGLKKILKVCGQVPELPDQLPLTDNTQLIASVLLNKLYDDLKCDPERDNFRDICDDYIKSKIDPNNMDKTIHAINTISGLLQGPFDVGNALVGRQGIMEMMVALCGSEREVDQMVAVEALIHASSKMSRASFIITNGVTLLKDIYKKTKNEKIKIRSLVGLCKLGSAGGDDYSLRQFAEGSTEKLAKQCRKWLCNPQIDTKTRKWAIEGLAYLTNDADVKDDFVEDEPAMKAMFELAKSKDKTILYAVACTLVNCTNCYEKKEILPELIQLAKFSKQHVPEQHPKDKKDFIEKRVKRLLKAGVTSALAVMVKADNAILTEQTKEMLARVFLALSEDPKDRGIIVAQGGGKTLIPLALDGTAAGKVKACHALAKIAAISNPEIAFPGERVYEVVRPLVSLLNTERDGLQNFEALKGLTNLAGYSEKLRVKIVKEKALPEIENYMFEEHDQIRQAATECMCNLVTCKEVQQRYMEDGNDKLKLLVLLCGEDDERLQIAAAGALAMITSAQKKLCTKLTQVTTQWLEILQRLCLHTNPNIQHRGLVIVYNLLNSDNTELAKKLIESELLEILTVIGKAEDNPKRQEPIDVARTCLVKAMDLSLIKPFTSPS
- the unc45b gene encoding protein unc-45 homolog B isoform X2; this encodes MEDPIQLKDEGNKHFQAGDIDKAIGCYTAAIKLCKDKKVLAVIYRNRSACYLKKENYANAASDASKAIDVDAADIKALFRRCQALEKLGKLDMAFKDVQRCATLEPKNKTFLETLRRLGADIQAKLKTTFSTDSRVQNMFDILLDEEMEKDKREKAANNLIVLSREDAGAERIFQNNGVPLLLNMIQTSKPEMILAAVRTLSGMCTGHKARAMAIVHMVGVDKMCSIMAVDNEEIALATCNLFQCINDSLTGGDSREYGKEEALVLDTSKDLKTILLSLLEMVANAKVSGHGRDQALNLLTMNVPRKDKKEKDNTRALFTIDHGLKKILKVCGQVPELPDQLPLTDNTQLIASVLLNKLYDDLKCDPERDNFRDICDDYIKSKIDPNNMDKTIHAINTISGLLQGPFDVGNALVGRQGIMEMMVALCGSEREVDQMVAVEALIHASSKMSRASFIITNGVTLLKDIYKKTKNEKIKIRSLVGLCKLGSAGGDDYSLRQFAEGSTEKLAKQCRKWLCNPQIDTKTRKWAIEGLAYLTNDADVKDDFVEDEPAMKAMFELAKSKDKTILYAVACTLVNCTNCYEKKEILPELIQLAKFSKQHVPEQHPKDKKDFIEKRVKRLLKAGVTSALAVMVKADNAILTEQTKEMLARVFLALSEDPKDRGIIVAQGGGKTLIPLALDGTAAGKVKACHALAKIAAISNPEIAFPGERVYEVVRPLVSLLNTERDGLQNFEALKGLTNLAGYSEKLRVKIVKEKALPEIENYMFEEHDQIRQAATECMCNLVTCKEVQQRYMEDGNDKLKLLVLLCGEDDERLQIAAAGALAMITSAQKKLCTKLTQVTTQWLEILQRLCLHTNPNIQHRGLVIVYNLLNSDNTELAKKLIESELLEILTVIGKAEDNPKRQEPIDVARTCLVKAMDLSLIKPFTSPS
- the unc45b gene encoding protein unc-45 homolog B isoform X4, which gives rise to MAFKDVQRCATLEPKNKTFLETLRRLGADIQAKLKTTFSTDSRVQNMFDILLDEEMEKDKREKAANNLIVLSREDAGAERIFQNNGVPLLLNMIQTSKPEMILAAVRTLSGMCTGHKARAMAIVHMVGVDKMCSIMAVDNEEIALATCNLFQCINDSLTGGDSREYGKEEALVLDTSKDLKTILLSLLEMVANAKVSGHGRDQALNLLTMNVPRKDKKEKDNTRALFTIDHGLKKILKVCGQVPELPDQLPLTDNTQLIASVLLNKLYDDLKCDPERDNFRDICDDYIKSKIDPNNMDKTIHAINTISGLLQGPFDVGNALVGRQGIMEMMVALCGSEREVDQMVAVEALIHASSKMSRASFIITNGVTLLKDIYKKTKNEKIKIRSLVGLCKLGSAGGDDYSLRQFAEGSTEKLAKQCRKWLCNPQIDTKTRKWAIEGLAYLTNDADVKDDFVEDEPAMKAMFELAKSKDKTILYAVACTLVNCTNCYEKKEILPELIQLAKFSKQHVPEQHPKDKKDFIEKRVKRLLKAGVTSALAVMVKADNAILTEQTKEMLARVFLALSEDPKDRGIIVAQGGGKTLIPLALDGTAAGKVKACHALAKIAAISNPEIAFPGERVYEVVRPLVSLLNTERDGLQNFEALKGLTNLAGYSEKLRVKIVKEKALPEIENYMFEEHDQIRQAATECMCNLVTCKEVQQRYMEDGNDKLKLLVLLCGEDDERLQIAAAGALAMITSAQKKLCTKLTQVTTQWLEILQRLCLHTNPNIQHRGLVIVYNLLNSDNTELAKKLIESELLEILTVIGKAEDNPKRQEPIDVARTCLVKAMDLSLIKPFTSPS